A single window of Mycolicibacterium madagascariense DNA harbors:
- a CDS encoding VIT1/CCC1 transporter family protein — protein MNLDNPAPSVGLSADVISTEVDHPHDAEPHHGAAGRLNWLRAAVLGANDGIVSVAGIVVGVAGATTATGPILTAGLAGLAAGSVSMALGEYVSVSSQRDSQTALLAKERRELELMPEAELAELTTIYESKGLSPDTAAQVARELHAHDALAAHLDAELNLDPDDIAKPRQAAAASAASFTIGALLPLLAMLLPPAAWRVPVTVLVVLIALGVAGAISARIGGARIGTAMIRLIVGGAVGLAFTYGVGHLIGTAIT, from the coding sequence ATGAACCTCGACAACCCCGCGCCCTCGGTTGGGCTCTCCGCGGACGTCATCTCCACGGAGGTCGATCATCCCCACGATGCCGAGCCCCATCACGGTGCCGCCGGCCGACTCAACTGGCTGCGGGCCGCGGTGCTCGGCGCCAACGATGGGATCGTCTCGGTAGCAGGCATCGTCGTCGGCGTGGCAGGGGCCACCACGGCGACGGGCCCCATCCTCACGGCAGGGCTGGCCGGGTTGGCCGCCGGATCGGTGTCGATGGCACTCGGCGAATACGTGTCGGTGTCCTCTCAACGTGATAGCCAGACGGCGCTGCTCGCCAAGGAACGCCGCGAGCTCGAACTGATGCCCGAGGCCGAACTAGCCGAGCTGACCACGATCTACGAGTCCAAGGGCCTGTCACCGGACACCGCCGCCCAGGTCGCCCGTGAGTTGCACGCCCACGACGCGCTCGCCGCGCACCTGGATGCCGAGCTGAACCTCGATCCCGACGACATCGCGAAGCCCCGGCAGGCTGCGGCGGCCTCGGCTGCATCCTTCACGATCGGCGCCCTGTTGCCGCTGCTGGCCATGCTGCTGCCGCCGGCGGCGTGGCGCGTGCCGGTCACGGTGCTGGTGGTGTTGATCGCCCTGGGAGTGGCCGGCGCGATCAGTGCCCGCATCGGCGGGGCGCGCATCGGTACGGCCATGATCCGTCTCATCGTCGGCGGCGCGGTGGGCCTGGCATTCACCTATGGCGTCGGCCACCTCATCGGGACCGCGATCACCTGA
- a CDS encoding metallophosphoesterase family protein, producing the protein MRMYFCSDIHGSERCWKKFLATPKHYEADTIVIGGDITGKFIVPVIEYKRGKYKARFAGIERKVSAGAQLEHLLGMIADAGEYAFLTTPDEYAVYAADQDKTDALFHSLILKRVERWIDMAEDRLAGTGVRILISGGNDDYFEVDDMLARSSLIEDPNGTVVDLGGGYQIMGMGYGNVTPWACPRDVSEEELGKRIDEVMAEVADPGRTIMNLHVPPHDSGLDYAPQLSDDLRAVVTSGGPHMVPVGSTATRDAIATYTPMLGLHGHIHESRGVRELNGVPIGNPGSEYGEGILGGLLIDVDERHGLLNTHLVRG; encoded by the coding sequence ATGCGGATGTACTTCTGCAGCGACATCCACGGCAGCGAGCGATGTTGGAAGAAGTTCCTGGCCACGCCCAAGCATTACGAGGCCGACACCATCGTCATCGGCGGCGACATCACCGGGAAGTTCATCGTCCCGGTCATCGAGTACAAGCGTGGGAAGTACAAGGCCCGCTTCGCCGGAATCGAACGCAAGGTCAGCGCGGGGGCTCAGCTCGAGCACCTGCTGGGGATGATCGCCGACGCCGGTGAGTACGCCTTCCTCACCACCCCCGACGAGTACGCCGTCTACGCCGCCGACCAGGACAAGACCGACGCGCTATTCCATTCGCTGATCCTCAAGCGCGTCGAGCGCTGGATCGACATGGCCGAGGACCGGCTGGCAGGCACCGGCGTCCGCATCCTGATCAGCGGCGGGAACGACGACTACTTCGAGGTCGACGACATGCTGGCCCGCTCGAGCCTGATCGAGGACCCCAATGGCACGGTCGTCGACCTCGGTGGCGGCTATCAGATCATGGGGATGGGCTACGGCAACGTCACGCCGTGGGCCTGCCCGCGCGACGTCTCCGAGGAGGAGCTGGGCAAGCGCATCGACGAAGTCATGGCCGAGGTGGCCGACCCGGGTAGGACGATCATGAATCTCCATGTGCCCCCGCATGACTCGGGCCTGGACTACGCGCCGCAACTCAGCGACGACCTGCGCGCGGTGGTGACCTCCGGCGGGCCGCACATGGTGCCCGTCGGCAGCACCGCCACCCGCGACGCCATCGCGACCTACACGCCGATGCTGGGGCTGCACGGGCACATCCACGAATCCCGGGGTGTGCGTGAGCTGAACGGGGTGCCGATCGGCAACCCGGGCAGCGAGTACGGAGAAGGAATCCTGGGCGGTCTCCTCATCGACGTCGACGAGCGACACGGCCTCCTCAACACCCACCTCGTAAGGGGCTGA
- a CDS encoding SDR family NAD(P)-dependent oxidoreductase — MPGTALVTGAASGIGRATAHALAARGYVVAVNHLDRAVEAKQVANDVGGIAYDADVSDVTAVAAMVQAAEADLGPLDVAVACAGFDVDVPLADVTPELWDRSLAVILGGCASVIATVGPRMRARRRGSIVAISSELALLGDEDHVHYVTAKSAILGLVRSVAREYGPDQVRVNAICPGPTDTEMLTERWRAEDYRLGIPLQRFGTPAELARAIVDVAEWTWLTGQVVSPNGGVVIQ; from the coding sequence GTGCCGGGCACCGCGTTGGTCACCGGGGCTGCGAGCGGCATCGGCCGCGCCACCGCCCACGCCCTCGCCGCTCGGGGCTACGTCGTCGCGGTCAACCACCTCGACCGCGCCGTCGAGGCCAAGCAGGTGGCCAACGACGTCGGCGGCATCGCCTATGACGCCGACGTCTCCGACGTCACCGCGGTCGCGGCGATGGTCCAGGCCGCCGAAGCCGACCTGGGCCCTCTCGACGTGGCGGTGGCCTGTGCCGGCTTCGACGTCGACGTGCCGCTGGCGGACGTGACGCCCGAACTGTGGGACCGCAGCCTGGCGGTCATCCTCGGGGGCTGTGCGAGCGTCATCGCCACCGTGGGCCCCCGCATGCGGGCCCGTCGTCGCGGCTCGATCGTCGCCATCTCCTCCGAACTGGCCCTGCTCGGAGACGAGGACCACGTGCACTACGTGACCGCGAAGTCCGCGATCCTCGGCCTGGTCCGCTCGGTGGCCCGCGAGTACGGTCCAGACCAGGTGCGCGTCAACGCCATCTGCCCCGGGCCGACCGACACCGAGATGCTGACCGAACGGTGGCGCGCCGAGGACTACCGGCTCGGCATCCCACTCCAAAGATTCGGTACGCCAGCCGAATTGGCCCGTGCCATCGTCGACGTCGCGGAATGGACGTGGCTGACGGGTCAGGTGGTCTCACCCAACGGCGGGGTGGTCATCCAGTGA
- a CDS encoding PPOX class F420-dependent oxidoreductase, giving the protein MSDTFRALADEKFVSLTTFKRDGDGVAAPVWIVADGDRLAVWTPADSWKVKRLRRDPRVTLVPCGRRGAVSEHAVPVKGTAEVLDDPSVVAKVEATLKEKYGFEYRVVTLIERIVARGAKPRVVIAITLA; this is encoded by the coding sequence ATGAGCGACACGTTCCGCGCCCTGGCCGACGAGAAGTTCGTCTCCCTCACGACGTTCAAGCGCGACGGGGACGGCGTGGCGGCACCGGTGTGGATCGTCGCCGACGGTGACCGGTTGGCGGTGTGGACCCCTGCCGATAGCTGGAAGGTCAAGCGGCTGCGCCGCGATCCCCGGGTCACGCTGGTTCCCTGCGGTCGGCGCGGCGCGGTCTCCGAGCACGCCGTCCCCGTCAAGGGGACCGCCGAGGTGCTCGACGATCCGTCGGTCGTGGCGAAAGTGGAAGCGACGTTGAAGGAGAAGTACGGGTTCGAGTATCGCGTGGTGACCCTCATCGAACGCATCGTGGCGCGCGGCGCCAAGCCGCGCGTCGTCATCGCCATCACCCTGGCGTGA
- a CDS encoding SDR family NAD(P)-dependent oxidoreductase: MSGQVALVTGAAGGIGREITRALTAAGWTVAATDLADAGETSSAAQTFPADLSGGRAACHAVVDDVLGHFGRLDLLVNNAATMTVVEPTVATMPLWWRDIAVNLNAPLWLTQAAAPALRQSRGQVVNMCSISALRGEPGFSAYAASKAGLLGMTRSLARELAPAVRVNAIAPGPTDTEQLTRDAEFAGVGLDELRRRYASAMPSGRLVTPAEVADLVVFLSAAESFTGECVQINGGMLMS; encoded by the coding sequence GTGAGCGGCCAGGTCGCACTGGTGACGGGTGCAGCCGGCGGCATCGGACGCGAGATCACCCGCGCACTCACCGCAGCCGGATGGACCGTCGCGGCAACCGATCTCGCCGACGCAGGCGAAACATCGAGCGCCGCACAGACATTCCCCGCCGATCTGAGTGGTGGCCGGGCGGCGTGTCACGCCGTCGTCGACGACGTGCTCGGCCACTTCGGGCGGCTGGACCTCCTGGTCAACAATGCGGCGACGATGACGGTCGTCGAGCCGACGGTCGCGACGATGCCGCTGTGGTGGCGCGACATCGCCGTCAACCTGAACGCTCCCCTCTGGCTGACCCAGGCCGCCGCCCCCGCCTTGCGGCAGAGCCGGGGCCAGGTCGTCAACATGTGCAGCATCTCCGCACTGCGGGGTGAGCCGGGCTTCAGCGCCTATGCGGCGAGCAAGGCGGGACTGCTGGGGATGACGCGGTCGCTGGCCCGCGAGCTCGCTCCCGCCGTCAGGGTGAACGCGATCGCCCCGGGGCCCACCGACACCGAGCAGCTCACCCGGGATGCGGAATTCGCCGGTGTCGGTCTGGACGAGTTGCGTCGGCGGTACGCCTCGGCCATGCCGTCCGGACGGTTGGTCACCCCGGCCGAGGTAGCCGATCTCGTCGTATTCCTCTCTGCCGCAGAATCTTTCACCGGTGAGTGCGTGCAGATCAACGGCGGGATGCTGATGTCGTGA
- a CDS encoding transglutaminase-like domain-containing protein: MQIRVGFEMAFDSPQPTPIIFNLNVHYSRVSDLVTRDNLMFDPPVPVSGYRDPFGNWCTRIVAPPGRIRITSDAVVNDSGRPDAFVPDAEQVPVADLPEETLVYLLGSRYCETDRLSQTAWDLFGDGPTGWGRVQAICDYVHQHLTFDYQRARHTRTALEAFNERVGVCRDFTHLGVAFCRAMNIPARYCNGYVGDIGIPPQASPMDFAAWMEVFLGGRWHTFDPRNNTPRIGRVLIAQGRDAADVALSNCFGPSILTDFRVWTEEVPSSR, translated from the coding sequence ATGCAGATACGAGTCGGCTTCGAGATGGCCTTCGACAGCCCACAACCCACCCCCATCATCTTCAACCTCAACGTCCACTACTCCCGGGTCTCCGATCTGGTGACCCGGGACAATCTGATGTTCGATCCGCCGGTTCCGGTCAGCGGCTATCGCGATCCCTTCGGCAATTGGTGCACCCGCATCGTGGCGCCGCCGGGGCGGATTCGGATCACCTCCGACGCCGTCGTCAACGACTCCGGCCGACCCGATGCCTTCGTCCCCGACGCCGAACAGGTACCCGTCGCCGACTTGCCGGAGGAGACGCTGGTGTATCTGCTGGGCAGTCGGTACTGCGAGACCGACCGGCTGTCACAGACGGCGTGGGACCTCTTCGGCGACGGACCGACCGGATGGGGCCGCGTGCAGGCGATCTGCGACTACGTCCATCAGCACCTCACCTTCGACTACCAACGCGCGCGCCACACCCGAACGGCGTTGGAGGCGTTCAACGAACGCGTCGGGGTCTGCCGGGACTTCACTCATCTCGGGGTCGCGTTCTGCCGGGCGATGAACATTCCGGCGCGGTATTGCAACGGCTACGTCGGCGACATCGGCATCCCGCCGCAGGCCTCCCCGATGGACTTCGCCGCGTGGATGGAGGTCTTCCTCGGCGGACGGTGGCACACCTTCGACCCGCGCAACAACACCCCGCGCATCGGTCGGGTGTTGATCGCACAGGGCCGCGACGCCGCCGACGTGGCATTGAGCAACTGCTTCGGCCCGAGCATTCTGACCGACTTCCGGGTGTGGACCGAGGAAGTCCCCTCGAGTCGTTGA
- a CDS encoding TetR/AcrR family transcriptional regulator: MAQRQGDQVDVGVSPGDSDRRGYILVVAARLFGERGYLNTTMTEIARECGLGQSSLYYWFRQKEDILLGLLALNRVSLAFAERMLAETGSPAVRLLRLLRFDILELCSSSVDICEVEVLAERQPDVFAEFWADTALLHRYVGSLIGDGIACGEFVDCDVEFAALNICAAEEGVQRRYRNSAAHAPGSSSPFRHRDYSREHVATELSAMLIRGLLRDPGTLARITAAAADHDDVAPPP; this comes from the coding sequence ATGGCGCAGCGTCAGGGTGATCAGGTCGACGTCGGGGTCTCACCCGGTGACAGCGACCGCCGGGGCTACATCCTCGTCGTCGCGGCCCGGCTCTTCGGGGAACGGGGTTACCTCAACACGACCATGACGGAGATCGCCCGTGAGTGCGGGCTCGGTCAGTCGTCGCTGTACTACTGGTTCCGGCAGAAGGAAGACATCCTGCTGGGCCTGCTGGCGCTCAACCGCGTGTCCCTGGCATTCGCGGAACGGATGTTGGCCGAGACCGGTTCGCCCGCGGTACGCCTGCTGCGACTGCTGCGCTTCGACATCCTCGAGCTGTGCTCGTCGTCGGTCGACATCTGCGAGGTGGAGGTGCTCGCCGAGCGTCAACCCGACGTATTCGCCGAATTCTGGGCCGACACCGCGCTGCTGCACCGCTACGTCGGAAGCCTCATCGGCGACGGCATCGCGTGCGGTGAGTTCGTCGATTGCGACGTCGAATTCGCCGCACTCAACATCTGCGCCGCCGAAGAAGGCGTGCAGCGGCGGTACCGCAACTCCGCGGCGCACGCCCCCGGCAGTTCGAGCCCATTCCGCCACCGGGACTACTCCCGTGAACACGTCGCGACCGAACTCTCGGCGATGCTGATACGCGGCCTGCTGCGCGACCCCGGCACGCTGGCAAGGATCACCGCTGCCGCGGCCGACCACGACGACGTTGCCCCTCCCCCGTGA
- a CDS encoding creatininase has product MSPVVGAGTVEYEWMTWPEIAAAAAANAPVVIAVGSTEQHGPHLPVSADWVVPQALLRLAAQRRSFVVGPPVRLGYRSRPASGGGQQFPGTLSLRATTFIAMLEDLLEELIRTGFRRIVLYSWHFENANFVYEPAYLVSGRCPDVKIVVVENGMPDFADADLDVLFPDGFPGLALEHAAVIETSLFEYLRPATVRMDRIVDDAPARHVPWDVLPIDPSMSTPTGVLASATQATVAKGELLTERIVDHIVSILDGEFPALDRASMLLSTDEGR; this is encoded by the coding sequence ATGAGTCCGGTGGTCGGGGCGGGCACCGTCGAGTACGAGTGGATGACCTGGCCGGAGATCGCCGCCGCCGCAGCCGCCAATGCACCGGTCGTCATCGCCGTCGGATCGACCGAACAGCACGGACCGCACCTGCCCGTCAGCGCCGACTGGGTGGTCCCCCAGGCGCTGCTGCGCCTCGCTGCGCAGCGGCGTTCGTTCGTCGTGGGGCCACCGGTACGCCTGGGCTACCGCTCGCGACCGGCCAGCGGGGGTGGCCAACAATTCCCCGGCACCCTGTCACTGCGCGCCACGACCTTCATCGCGATGCTCGAGGATCTGCTGGAGGAACTGATTCGCACCGGATTTCGTCGAATCGTGTTGTACAGCTGGCACTTCGAGAACGCCAACTTCGTCTACGAACCGGCCTACCTGGTGTCGGGGCGCTGTCCCGACGTGAAGATCGTCGTGGTCGAAAACGGCATGCCCGACTTCGCCGACGCCGATCTGGACGTGCTGTTCCCCGACGGCTTCCCCGGCCTGGCCCTCGAACACGCCGCGGTCATCGAGACCTCGCTGTTCGAATACCTGCGACCGGCCACGGTCCGGATGGACCGCATCGTCGACGACGCGCCGGCCCGGCACGTGCCGTGGGACGTCCTTCCGATCGACCCGTCGATGTCGACCCCCACCGGCGTCCTCGCCTCGGCGACCCAGGCCACGGTGGCGAAGGGCGAATTGCTGACCGAACGGATCGTGGACCACATCGTCTCGATTCTGGACGGCGAGTTCCCGGCGCTCGATCGCGCGTCGATGCTGTTGTCGACCGACGAGGGCCGCTGA
- a CDS encoding GGDEF domain-containing protein, which produces MRFESAGEARGTGLRFADYWREPDHYAWMVGYLRARGLATRVRLLIAGATASYLFLPWSMLLSAAGPRGPWQRAAVMVATGAVLLASASFATNWPARRWSVVRAVLAGVGTALVCLSYTDPIVGLVGCATFAMLGGYIAFFHSLRLQTLNLGLGLLVATVLASRALMDTRGEVIATLNVYLVVAVTILALPATAHVLAHFLGGDLNTSDTDPLTGLLNRRAFYRATHHLLATAEGSPSRHLSVLMVDLDDFKGLNDSQGHRAGDAALVGVSRLLVNHTADDAVVARVGGEEFLIADLADPSSAQRCASALCAIITAAEYDTTASIGVASADLVAHPFTDDRALIDHLIDQADTAMYDAKRAGGNQFRSAP; this is translated from the coding sequence ATGCGGTTCGAGTCCGCGGGGGAAGCCCGTGGCACGGGTCTCCGATTCGCCGACTACTGGCGCGAACCGGATCACTACGCCTGGATGGTCGGCTACCTGCGCGCCCGCGGCCTGGCCACCCGGGTGCGGCTGTTGATCGCCGGGGCGACCGCGAGCTACCTGTTCCTGCCGTGGTCGATGCTGCTCAGCGCGGCCGGGCCCCGCGGACCGTGGCAGCGCGCCGCCGTCATGGTCGCGACGGGAGCCGTTCTGCTCGCCAGCGCGTCGTTTGCGACGAACTGGCCGGCCCGGCGATGGTCGGTCGTCCGCGCCGTGCTCGCCGGCGTGGGGACCGCGCTGGTGTGCCTCAGTTACACCGATCCGATCGTCGGGCTCGTCGGCTGCGCGACCTTCGCCATGCTGGGCGGTTACATCGCGTTCTTTCACTCACTGCGGCTCCAGACCCTCAACCTCGGCCTGGGCCTGCTGGTTGCAACGGTGCTGGCCTCTCGTGCGCTGATGGACACGCGCGGCGAGGTCATCGCGACTCTGAACGTGTACCTCGTCGTCGCGGTCACGATCCTGGCGCTGCCGGCGACCGCCCACGTCCTGGCGCACTTCCTGGGCGGAGATCTCAATACCTCCGACACCGACCCGCTCACCGGGCTGCTGAACCGACGAGCGTTCTACCGTGCCACCCATCACCTGCTCGCCACCGCCGAGGGTTCGCCTTCCCGTCACCTCAGCGTGTTGATGGTCGACCTCGACGACTTCAAGGGCCTCAACGACTCTCAGGGCCACCGCGCGGGCGACGCCGCCCTCGTCGGGGTCAGCCGCCTTCTCGTGAACCACACCGCCGACGACGCCGTGGTCGCCCGCGTCGGCGGGGAGGAGTTCCTGATCGCCGACCTGGCCGACCCATCGAGCGCCCAGCGGTGTGCCAGTGCGCTCTGCGCGATCATCACCGCCGCGGAATACGACACCACCGCCAGCATCGGCGTCGCCAGCGCTGACCTCGTCGCCCATCCCTTCACCGATGACCGCGCGCTCATCGACCACCTCATCGACCAGGCCGACACCGCCATGTACGACGCCAAGCGCGCCGGCGGGAATCAGTTCCGTTCGGCGCCCTGA
- a CDS encoding purine-cytosine permease family protein — MSTGVSRPRPFGHGPFSHGVASDEVPPTLVEPAPRVLGVLDQLGLWGNLGVSLLGFTGAAVVLQPFGPGTPHLSLLAALLATVLGTCLGTAAVAMSAIPGTQTGAPAMVLLRGLLGSRVSYLPTVLNVAQMIGWGTFELVTISTAANTVLPSVPQWIWVVVGGVITTLLSLYPLGAIRVLRRYVTVAVLIAMVYLFVELLSHPLPSVTEGSWSGFSIAVDTTVAVAVSWVPMAADYARHSRSSAAAFTGAFFGYGFAQIACYALGLLALVTVAADGDHIFAAFIAVPLGGLAFAVLAVREIDQSFANVYSTTVSTQNLRPRWDRRLISLVVGVVITVLALAVDIYGYASFLSLIGSVFVPLFAVLVVDYFCFSGRREWDLTPSSPSRWLMLLPWAFGFITYQLIYPGQVQWWAAAWGRLAELIGFTAQPWMSASIFSFVVAAVLTGLISGARRLAARERV; from the coding sequence ATGTCGACTGGTGTGAGTCGTCCCCGTCCGTTCGGCCACGGCCCGTTCAGCCATGGCGTCGCCAGCGACGAGGTGCCTCCGACCCTGGTGGAGCCTGCGCCCCGGGTACTGGGGGTGCTCGATCAGCTGGGTCTCTGGGGAAACCTGGGCGTCAGCCTCCTCGGCTTCACGGGAGCGGCCGTCGTCCTGCAGCCCTTCGGCCCGGGAACGCCGCACCTGTCGCTGCTCGCAGCGCTGCTGGCGACGGTCCTCGGAACGTGCCTGGGCACGGCGGCCGTCGCGATGTCGGCCATCCCCGGCACGCAGACCGGCGCACCCGCGATGGTGCTGCTTCGCGGTCTGCTGGGCAGCCGCGTCTCCTACCTGCCCACCGTGCTGAACGTCGCGCAGATGATCGGCTGGGGCACCTTCGAGCTGGTGACGATCTCCACTGCGGCCAACACGGTGCTTCCCTCCGTGCCGCAATGGATTTGGGTGGTCGTCGGTGGCGTGATCACGACGCTGCTGTCGCTGTATCCGCTGGGTGCCATCAGGGTGCTGCGTCGGTACGTCACCGTCGCGGTGCTCATCGCGATGGTCTACCTGTTCGTCGAACTGCTGAGCCACCCGCTGCCGTCCGTGACGGAGGGCAGCTGGTCCGGGTTCAGCATCGCCGTCGACACGACGGTGGCGGTCGCGGTGTCGTGGGTGCCGATGGCCGCCGACTACGCCAGGCACTCCCGGAGCTCGGCCGCAGCGTTCACGGGCGCCTTCTTCGGTTATGGCTTCGCCCAGATCGCTTGCTACGCACTGGGTCTGCTGGCACTGGTCACCGTGGCCGCCGACGGCGATCACATCTTCGCCGCGTTCATCGCGGTTCCGCTGGGCGGGTTGGCGTTCGCCGTCCTGGCAGTCCGCGAAATCGACCAGTCCTTCGCCAACGTGTACTCGACGACCGTGTCCACGCAGAATCTGCGCCCCCGCTGGGACCGCCGTCTGATCTCGCTCGTGGTCGGTGTCGTGATCACGGTGCTCGCCCTGGCGGTCGACATCTACGGCTACGCGAGCTTCCTCTCGCTGATCGGCTCGGTCTTCGTACCGCTGTTCGCGGTGCTCGTCGTGGACTACTTCTGCTTCTCCGGAAGACGCGAGTGGGATCTGACCCCCAGCTCGCCATCGCGGTGGCTCATGTTGCTGCCCTGGGCCTTTGGCTTCATCACCTACCAGCTCATCTACCCGGGACAGGTGCAGTGGTGGGCAGCGGCGTGGGGGCGCCTGGCCGAGCTCATCGGCTTCACCGCCCAGCCGTGGATGAGCGCGTCGATCTTCTCGTTCGTCGTCGCAGCGGTGCTGACCGGATTGATCAGTGGCGCACGACGATTGGCCGCGCGCGAGCGGGTCTGA
- a CDS encoding cytochrome P450, whose protein sequence is MAEATTDPVRFPPGPRLPKALQGLGFVTARQQSMALAGKRFGPAVTLNLPIFGKAVVISDPALIKDVFTTNPELLGLESNLGAVLGPGSSFSLNGEEHRQRRKLLVPPFHGKRMKTYEQLIEEETLREIATWPEGVEFATLESMMRITLSAILRAVFGAQGQALDDLRELLPPAVLLGSRLAVLPPLARRDFGPGTPGRRLRDFRRRYDVIVQKLVDDARADPQLDERSDVLSMMLRACYDDGSPITFEHLADELLTLLVAGHETTATTLAWTVERLRRHPRLLERLTAEVDAGGSDLLQATIWEVQRTRPVIDATIRCTRTRLRLGEWVIPEGRTLIVSFTQVHDSETNFPAADAFDPDRFTDAKPDTYTWIPYGGGVRRCIGAAFANMEMMVTLRTLLQTFELVPTQAPAEKRQSRGIANAPKHGGLAVVHRRAPRAEPAASRADAVPATP, encoded by the coding sequence GTGGCCGAAGCAACGACGGACCCGGTGCGGTTCCCCCCAGGTCCCCGGCTGCCGAAGGCGCTGCAGGGACTGGGCTTCGTGACCGCGCGCCAACAGTCGATGGCGTTGGCAGGCAAGCGATTCGGCCCGGCCGTGACGTTGAACCTGCCCATCTTCGGCAAGGCGGTCGTGATCAGCGACCCCGCCCTGATCAAGGACGTCTTCACCACCAACCCCGAACTGCTGGGCCTGGAGTCCAACCTCGGCGCGGTACTGGGTCCGGGGTCGAGCTTCAGCCTCAACGGCGAGGAGCACCGGCAGCGGCGCAAGCTGCTCGTTCCGCCCTTCCACGGCAAGCGGATGAAGACCTACGAACAGCTCATCGAGGAGGAGACGCTGCGCGAGATCGCGACGTGGCCCGAGGGGGTGGAGTTCGCCACGCTGGAGTCGATGATGCGGATCACCCTGAGTGCGATCCTGCGGGCCGTGTTCGGTGCGCAGGGCCAGGCCCTCGACGACCTGCGTGAACTACTCCCGCCCGCGGTGTTGCTCGGTTCGCGGCTCGCCGTACTGCCCCCGCTGGCCCGACGAGACTTCGGGCCGGGCACCCCGGGCCGACGTCTGCGCGACTTCCGGCGGCGGTACGACGTGATCGTGCAGAAGCTGGTCGACGACGCCCGGGCCGACCCCCAACTCGACGAGCGGTCCGACGTGCTGTCGATGATGCTGCGGGCCTGCTACGACGATGGGTCGCCCATCACGTTCGAACACCTGGCCGACGAGTTGCTGACGCTGCTGGTCGCCGGGCACGAGACCACCGCCACGACGTTGGCGTGGACCGTGGAACGACTGCGTCGCCACCCCCGATTGCTCGAACGTCTCACCGCCGAGGTCGACGCCGGCGGATCGGACCTCCTGCAGGCCACCATCTGGGAGGTCCAGCGGACCCGCCCCGTCATCGACGCCACCATCCGCTGCACGCGCACGCGACTCCGCTTGGGCGAGTGGGTGATTCCCGAGGGACGCACACTGATCGTCAGCTTCACCCAGGTACACGACTCGGAGACCAACTTCCCGGCGGCCGACGCCTTCGACCCCGACCGCTTCACGGACGCCAAGCCGGACACCTACACGTGGATTCCCTACGGCGGCGGAGTGCGTCGCTGCATCGGCGCCGCCTTCGCCAACATGGAGATGATGGTGACGCTGCGCACGCTGTTGCAGACGTTCGAGTTGGTGCCCACCCAGGCTCCGGCCGAGAAACGCCAATCCCGCGGCATCGCCAACGCCCCCAAACACGGCGGTCTCGCCGTCGTCCACCGCCGCGCGCCCCGCGCGGAACCTGCCGCGTCGCGCGCCGACGCCGTTCCCGCGACGCCCTAG
- a CDS encoding TetR/AcrR family transcriptional regulator — translation MSESIAEHGYAHTTVAEIVRRARASRRTFYECFPDREAALVALLTEANEQMVQAISAAVDPGAPWDRQVRQAVEAWIDRAETQPALTVTWIRDVPSLGAAARSLQRHAMQGFIDMVRALSSTPELRAAGIEPVSRVQAIMLIGGLRELTAITVEAGGRLRDVAEDAVQSAIALVRPDF, via the coding sequence ATGTCGGAGTCGATCGCCGAGCACGGATACGCGCACACGACCGTCGCCGAGATCGTCCGACGGGCCCGGGCATCGCGGCGCACCTTCTACGAATGCTTTCCCGACCGTGAAGCGGCGCTCGTTGCTCTGCTGACCGAAGCCAATGAGCAGATGGTGCAAGCCATTTCGGCCGCGGTGGATCCCGGTGCGCCATGGGACCGGCAGGTGCGCCAGGCCGTCGAGGCCTGGATCGACCGCGCCGAGACCCAGCCCGCCCTGACGGTGACCTGGATCAGGGACGTGCCCTCACTCGGTGCGGCGGCCCGCTCCCTGCAGCGCCATGCCATGCAGGGATTCATCGACATGGTGCGGGCCTTGAGCAGCACCCCCGAACTGCGCGCAGCCGGAATCGAACCGGTGTCCAGAGTGCAGGCGATCATGCTGATCGGCGGGCTGCGCGAACTGACGGCCATAACCGTCGAGGCCGGTGGCCGGCTGCGCGACGTCGCCGAGGACGCCGTGCAGTCGGCGATCGCGCTCGTTCGACCCGACTTCTGA